Proteins from a genomic interval of Candidatus Polarisedimenticolia bacterium:
- a CDS encoding amidohydrolase family protein → MSSTPPPIRHARRPGDRWRRLALGLLLCLPCAAPAMPASPTEEPLLVKAGAVIDGTDRPPLRNAWVLIQGGSIVSVGKPGSFPVPSQVAVLRAPGCTLLPGLIDAHVHLVASGIVGYTFLRPQPRGHEVFLRNLRAELLGGVTLVRDLHMSVSIAHRLEDALREDPASGARFIYAGPVLTVPGGYRTSFDAPIASAEEGRQWVEQLAREGAGVIKVAVTSRGLGRVGVSFVPIDADILQAIVDEAHRRGLPVAAHVAGATAADLREAVEAGVDSLEHMPGESGPLDPPDLFYSTSGLLPDILRKGITIVPTLSVVAGEDFGPTLPDLLDDPALLLKLSPDQREILRENRGDFARSPDRQAIASAGKQRMALYLEEVRRLHQAGVRLGAGSDAGSGMTFHGNLFTEIQYLHEGGLTPLEAIQAATRGNADLLRVSRLQGTVEPGKRADLLLVRGDPLRDLAALRRVEKVIIAGRIVDVRGLLKGAVRNERKKKRAAPSPP, encoded by the coding sequence GTGAGCTCCACGCCACCGCCGATCCGTCACGCGCGCCGGCCCGGCGATCGATGGAGGCGCCTCGCTCTGGGTCTCCTCCTCTGCCTTCCCTGCGCCGCGCCGGCGATGCCGGCGTCCCCGACGGAAGAGCCTCTCCTCGTCAAGGCGGGGGCCGTGATCGATGGGACGGATCGGCCTCCCCTGCGAAACGCCTGGGTGCTGATTCAAGGCGGCTCGATCGTGTCCGTCGGCAAGCCGGGAAGCTTCCCCGTTCCCTCTCAAGTTGCCGTGCTTCGAGCTCCTGGATGCACCCTGCTCCCGGGCTTGATCGACGCCCACGTCCACCTGGTCGCGAGCGGGATCGTCGGGTACACCTTCCTCCGACCCCAGCCCCGCGGCCATGAAGTCTTCCTCCGCAACCTGAGAGCCGAGCTTCTGGGCGGGGTCACGCTGGTCCGGGACCTTCACATGAGCGTGTCGATCGCCCATCGGCTGGAGGACGCGCTCCGTGAGGATCCAGCGTCTGGAGCGAGGTTCATCTACGCCGGGCCTGTCCTGACGGTCCCGGGAGGGTATCGAACCAGCTTCGATGCCCCGATCGCCAGCGCCGAGGAAGGACGTCAATGGGTCGAGCAGCTGGCGCGCGAGGGGGCGGGGGTCATCAAGGTGGCGGTGACCAGCCGGGGGTTGGGAAGGGTGGGGGTTTCGTTCGTTCCGATCGATGCCGACATCCTTCAGGCGATCGTCGACGAAGCGCACCGGAGGGGCCTTCCGGTGGCGGCCCACGTCGCCGGAGCCACGGCCGCCGACCTTCGCGAAGCAGTGGAAGCCGGAGTGGACAGCCTCGAGCACATGCCCGGCGAGTCCGGCCCGCTCGACCCGCCCGATCTTTTCTATAGCACCTCAGGCCTCCTGCCGGACATCCTTCGAAAGGGGATCACCATCGTGCCCACCCTGTCCGTGGTGGCCGGGGAGGACTTCGGCCCGACACTTCCCGATTTGCTGGACGATCCGGCGCTGCTCCTGAAGCTGAGTCCGGACCAGCGCGAGATCCTGCGGGAGAATCGCGGCGATTTCGCGCGGAGTCCCGATCGCCAGGCGATCGCCTCCGCCGGCAAGCAGAGGATGGCCCTCTACCTCGAGGAGGTCCGCCGGTTGCACCAAGCCGGCGTCCGGCTGGGGGCGGGCTCGGACGCCGGGAGCGGAATGACCTTCCACGGGAACCTTTTCACGGAGATTCAGTACTTGCATGAGGGGGGGCTGACGCCGCTGGAGGCGATCCAGGCGGCGACCCGGGGCAACGCCGACCTGCTCCGCGTGTCGAGACTTCAGGGAACGGTGGAGCCCGGCAAGCGCGCCGACCTTCTGCTCGTCCGCGGTGATCCGCTCCGGGATCTCGCCGCGCTGCGCCGCGTCGAGAAGGTGATCATCGCCGGCCGGATCGTGGACGTCCGCGGCCTTTTGAAGGGCGCGGTCAGGAATGAGCGAAAGAAAAAGCGGGCAGCGCCGTCACCGCCTTGA
- a CDS encoding ChbG/HpnK family deacetylase, whose protein sequence is MKRRVIINADAMGIDEPRSRGILEAHRKGIVTSTSVLANSLLLETIAAWARESPRLGMGVHLNLTEGSAILSHPRTLSARHGQFFGKEEARRRLMEGRIDPEEIQTEFDLQIRRVRDAGIEPTHLDSHDHVHLYPRVMAALCWAGRRHGLTRVRLPREPVPAPGVLSSQVYWEMVRCQGLVPRAAEILAAEGYSTTEHFRGTSLTGGIHFDRFADMLAKLPEGATEVMVQPGLRGAGSKGFAGEDRQRELNLLTDPETRKAVESYGIELITFRDL, encoded by the coding sequence ATGAAACGACGGGTCATCATCAACGCTGATGCGATGGGCATCGACGAGCCGCGGAGCCGCGGGATTCTCGAGGCCCACCGCAAGGGGATCGTCACCAGCACGTCGGTTCTCGCCAACAGTCTGCTGCTCGAGACGATCGCCGCCTGGGCGCGGGAGTCGCCGCGCCTCGGGATGGGCGTCCACCTGAATCTCACCGAAGGCTCCGCCATCCTCTCGCACCCCAGGACGCTGTCTGCCCGCCACGGACAATTCTTCGGTAAGGAGGAAGCCCGCCGCCGCCTGATGGAGGGGAGAATCGATCCGGAGGAGATCCAGACCGAGTTCGACCTGCAAATCCGCCGGGTGCGCGACGCCGGAATCGAGCCCACCCATCTCGACTCGCACGATCATGTCCATCTCTATCCTCGCGTCATGGCCGCGCTTTGCTGGGCGGGGCGCCGTCACGGCCTCACCCGGGTCAGGCTCCCGCGGGAGCCGGTCCCCGCCCCCGGGGTGCTCTCTTCCCAGGTCTACTGGGAGATGGTCCGATGTCAGGGCCTGGTGCCTCGGGCCGCCGAGATCCTCGCGGCCGAAGGGTATTCCACGACGGAGCACTTCCGGGGAACTTCCCTGACGGGGGGGATCCACTTCGATCGGTTCGCGGACATGCTGGCGAAACTGCCCGAGGGCGCCACGGAGGTCATGGTGCAGCCGGGGCTGCGGGGGGCCGGCAGCAAGGGGTTCGCCGGCGAGGACCGCCAGCGGGAGCTCAATCTTCTCACCGATCCCGAAACCCGGAAAGCCGTCGAAAGCTACGGCATCGAGCTGATCACCTTCCGCGATCTCTGA
- the queF gene encoding preQ(1) synthase: MSVPANRSIEIFPNPRAGREYEISFDCPEFTCLCPRTGQPDFATIRILYVPEMHCIELKSLKLYLWSYRGEGAFHEDVVNRILDDLVAACRPRRMKVVGDFLVRGGIHTIVAASYPDR; encoded by the coding sequence GTGTCCGTTCCCGCAAATCGATCGATCGAGATCTTCCCGAATCCCCGGGCCGGAAGGGAGTACGAGATCAGCTTTGACTGCCCGGAGTTCACCTGTCTGTGTCCTCGGACGGGCCAGCCCGATTTCGCCACCATCCGCATCCTCTACGTTCCTGAAATGCATTGCATCGAGCTCAAGTCCCTCAAGCTCTACCTTTGGTCCTACCGCGGCGAGGGCGCTTTCCACGAGGACGTCGTGAACCGCATCCTCGACGATCTGGTCGCGGCGTGCCGCCCGCGCCGAATGAAGGTGGTCGGCGACTTCCTCGTGAGGGGCGGGATCCACACCATCGTCGCCGCTTCCTATCCCGATCGGTGA
- a CDS encoding PBP1A family penicillin-binding protein has protein sequence MTAASKSAQRSNGKGAPSPRPRRGAGKRLLLRLLFVMLGTAGVTLALIFLDVTRRFEARQAQFPSRLYSDSLKLTVDSEVPAYSLLSRLTRLGYRKVAGQPSKPGEFLWADKELRIFLREFEYPEGRFAGDRVRIQFRGNRIRRVTSLNTGRRLDTARIEPELIATFYSDVQEERTWYSLNQFPDELRRAVLSVEDRNFYHHPGIDPRGTARALWIDLGRRAAVQGGSTVTQQLAKNLYANRKRDLTRKLLESVAAVMLEARYTKNQILEAYLNEVYMGQRGPVAISGMGEASRFYFRKRPSELVLHESALLAGIISSPGLYNPYRHPQAALSRRNRVLNSMVETGDLSRKVAAVVKTTDLGVTRQRPGNYRAPYLVDFLEEEARKGFPDSPPSGAGLRIFSTVDPDLQERAEETLGAGLDRLERGYPVLQKNPKGTLQGSLVALRPSDGSILALVGGRDYRKSQFNRTYQARRQPGSLFKPFVYLAGFDRAQYDPGFSFTAATPLEDTPLTLVSGGKPYSPQNYDREFRGVVTVRQALENSLNVATIRAATFVGLEHVITVARRCGIESPLPKVPSLALGAAEVTPLEIAAAYATIASGGIRNSVRAIRSVTDRRGRAVEPETPPATRILSPQAAYLLTDILRGVVLRGTAASAADLGLSGVAAGKTGTTDDLRDAWFVGFSDDLLVLVWVGYDDNRALGLTGAQAALPIWVDFMMGTGRVATQEFPEPEGMIREKVDPTTGQLATWRCPEKIEELFIAGTEPTTRCETHSHWRWWWSSEPEKPDDGE, from the coding sequence ATGACCGCGGCTTCCAAATCGGCGCAGCGATCGAACGGGAAGGGGGCTCCTTCGCCCAGACCACGGCGGGGGGCGGGGAAGAGGCTTCTGCTGAGGCTTCTCTTCGTGATGCTCGGGACCGCCGGCGTTACCCTGGCGCTGATCTTCCTGGACGTGACGCGACGATTCGAGGCGCGACAGGCCCAGTTCCCCTCCCGCCTCTATTCGGACAGTCTCAAGCTGACGGTCGACTCGGAGGTGCCCGCGTACTCGCTGCTCTCCCGCCTGACCCGTCTCGGATACAGAAAAGTGGCCGGCCAGCCGTCGAAACCCGGCGAATTCCTCTGGGCCGACAAGGAGCTGCGCATCTTCCTGCGGGAGTTCGAGTATCCGGAGGGTAGATTCGCGGGCGATCGGGTGCGGATTCAATTTCGCGGGAACCGGATCCGGAGAGTCACCAGTCTCAACACCGGGCGGCGCCTGGACACGGCCCGCATCGAGCCGGAGCTGATCGCCACCTTCTACAGCGACGTTCAGGAGGAGAGGACCTGGTACTCCTTGAATCAGTTTCCGGACGAGCTGCGGCGAGCCGTCCTGTCGGTCGAAGACCGGAACTTCTACCACCATCCCGGCATCGATCCGCGGGGGACGGCGCGCGCGCTGTGGATCGACCTCGGGCGCCGCGCCGCCGTGCAAGGGGGGAGCACCGTCACGCAGCAGCTCGCGAAGAACCTGTACGCGAACCGGAAGCGGGATCTGACGCGCAAGCTGCTGGAGAGCGTGGCCGCGGTGATGCTGGAGGCGCGCTACACGAAGAATCAGATCCTGGAAGCCTATTTGAACGAGGTCTACATGGGACAGCGAGGGCCGGTCGCAATCAGCGGGATGGGGGAGGCCTCCCGGTTCTATTTCCGGAAGAGGCCGTCGGAGCTCGTCCTGCATGAGTCGGCCCTGCTCGCCGGGATCATCAGCAGTCCCGGTCTTTACAATCCGTATCGCCATCCTCAGGCGGCGCTTTCCCGGAGAAACCGGGTTCTCAATTCCATGGTGGAGACGGGGGACCTCTCCCGGAAGGTCGCCGCCGTCGTCAAGACGACGGATCTTGGCGTGACGCGCCAGCGGCCGGGGAACTATCGCGCGCCTTATCTCGTCGATTTCCTCGAAGAGGAAGCTCGGAAGGGATTTCCCGATTCCCCGCCTTCCGGGGCCGGCCTGCGGATCTTCTCGACCGTCGATCCCGACCTCCAGGAGCGGGCGGAGGAGACGCTGGGCGCGGGGCTGGACCGTCTGGAGCGCGGCTACCCCGTCCTGCAAAAGAACCCCAAGGGGACCTTGCAAGGCTCACTCGTCGCCCTTCGTCCTTCGGACGGCTCGATTCTCGCCCTGGTCGGAGGACGCGACTACCGGAAGAGTCAGTTCAATCGAACCTATCAGGCCCGGCGGCAGCCGGGATCGCTGTTCAAGCCGTTCGTGTATCTCGCTGGCTTCGACCGCGCGCAATACGATCCGGGGTTCAGCTTCACCGCCGCGACGCCGCTCGAAGACACTCCGCTTACCCTCGTCTCGGGCGGAAAGCCGTACTCGCCGCAGAATTACGACCGCGAATTTCGGGGCGTGGTCACCGTCCGGCAGGCTCTCGAGAACTCGCTCAACGTGGCCACGATTCGCGCGGCGACCTTCGTCGGCCTGGAGCACGTGATCACGGTCGCGCGCCGCTGCGGGATCGAAAGCCCCCTTCCCAAGGTCCCTTCCCTGGCGCTGGGGGCCGCCGAAGTCACTCCTCTCGAGATTGCCGCCGCTTATGCCACCATCGCCTCCGGAGGGATACGGAATTCCGTGCGCGCCATCCGCAGCGTCACCGATCGCCGGGGCCGAGCGGTCGAGCCCGAGACCCCTCCGGCGACGCGGATCCTGTCGCCTCAAGCCGCGTACCTGCTGACGGACATTCTCCGGGGAGTCGTGCTGCGCGGAACCGCCGCCTCCGCCGCGGACCTGGGGCTGTCGGGAGTCGCCGCCGGCAAGACCGGCACCACCGACGATCTTCGCGACGCGTGGTTCGTCGGTTTCAGCGACGATCTGCTCGTGCTGGTGTGGGTGGGGTACGACGACAATCGGGCGCTTGGGCTCACGGGAGCCCAGGCGGCGCTCCCGATCTGGGTCGATTTCATGATGGGAACCGGACGCGTCGCCACCCAGGAGTTTCCGGAGCCCGAAGGGATGATCCGCGAGAAGGTCGATCCGACCACCGGCCAGCTGGCCACCTGGCGGTGTCCGGAAAAGATCGAGGAATTGTTCATCGCGGGAACGGAGCCGACCACGCGGTGCGAGACGCACAGCCATTGGCGATGGTGGTGGAGCTCGGAGCCTGAGAAACCGGACGACGGCGAGTAA
- a CDS encoding cupredoxin domain-containing protein has protein sequence MKPTLRSVLALLCVSFGLGGAAATPSPGRSPQAKPASVTRPASKVKNITIVAIEGKLSPDVIRVRRGDLVRLTFKVKDGTYGVKIPALNVKGKATPERPVYVEFAATSEGEYEIRCTKFWGIKHWSENGKIVVE, from the coding sequence ATGAAGCCCACTCTTCGTTCCGTGCTCGCCCTCCTTTGCGTCAGCTTCGGCCTCGGCGGGGCCGCGGCAACTCCCAGCCCCGGCAGGAGTCCCCAGGCGAAGCCCGCCTCCGTGACGCGCCCCGCGAGCAAGGTCAAGAACATCACCATCGTGGCCATCGAGGGGAAGCTCTCGCCCGACGTCATCCGCGTCCGGCGCGGCGATCTCGTCCGCCTGACGTTCAAGGTGAAGGACGGGACGTACGGGGTGAAAATCCCGGCGCTCAACGTGAAAGGGAAAGCCACCCCGGAGCGTCCCGTCTACGTGGAATTCGCCGCCACCAGCGAAGGGGAGTACGAGATCCGGTGCACCAAGTTCTGGGGGATCAAGCACTGGTCGGAGAACGGCAAGATCGTGGTGGAGTAA